A region of Clostridium acetobutylicum ATCC 824 DNA encodes the following proteins:
- a CDS encoding S-layer protein, translating into MSRKDKRVVSFLVMFFMIAGFVVNMKDIANASPQSTKPIEVVLAADAVSNNLDLTGFSDALKADLSSRYGISSSRVFVSSVDSTINSNINSFPWKRFDHTNTNATVNDADNYVVQYTDPNVTNITNTHIQIAGDGKSVTFLGYGIPAFKDFLITPNYNANNKVFNFTLDEGSVDYHTLDGAGFLFGSKYTYDSSGNRRLSGYAALMGSSVAGIYEFKNIDVSLFTQETSQTVVGSVTTLNAPVNLWGGTVTLLSKTSKPASVGGLRYLKLVASPTSASLYQFTDGTYNTTSSAIFTNVALPDTFGEFGFGPIASYQAHNCGIQTRVTYSNITMQEDTSVGFADLVRSTNWKYNDSMKLVVNVDNDGVSDFNNYAKYSSILYYMMLNNSHYVGWGINNSISGGTVESEANGFISRNNSRGTFINRSNASTDSLSEGVAAISDYIAGKIDSESTIDKPNLSTVFNGNGQVTVSTPDTTTSNGNPIADYSWRVLNVVTGVWEDKGNARTTALTFPQGTYSIVNLRIKDSVTGQWSNYASSYVATVANIAPVSQFNLSTSALMPDTAVAALRTGTQVTATDMSYIPNGDNIANWEWTVYDSVLQPISALTKTYSSSNKPSNVTFDFNGLGSGSYTIKLRTQNANGDWSSYYSQKLTIYKETNTISITTTENTTGTNLYSGTKNVPYSIVSSGSNITSYRTIRIFKGQLIKSDWKKVNALNVSDNASLTGEVADLYVQALDASGNSKSAFVGSYTISANVSMYYVGTTDPYVNNTPTNKDITFTFPSDSLQYSTDNGQTWEDMHSPMTVSTGGKYIFRGYGDSDASHYVTKDININKVFNGSAKNIDDGGKYRGDVTIDTTNFPNAIISVDNGTEVPYGNNTTLSDDGNYKLTGTDIYGNTKTYNFIIDKVLPTINVTGNSTQWTKNDVVLNVSKTAGASGVSKVTVIKDNGTPVDITENSSYTVGENGNYIFTVINGAGASASTVVNVDKIDKVKPSVAVSSMKIGEQDYNYSATVPAEKDVTVNLQNPNNVASGVKYYYSTNGTDWNPIEGTSYTVTSTGNATVNYKFKAVSNSGVESDVLQKDVYIIKPNYTNNIVNTATTSNGADYNGQWTNKDINFVLSGGISEAAFVKYQYSTDPSDEASWKDMQGANFNELTVSKDQDAKYYFRAVSKGGSYGSVTSGAELKLDKTIPTAMTVALKENKFTEFLNTISFNLFFKDTLDVNIYANNDISGIDHYDYQVVEDGTGDAYSENGPWKTYSELKLSRQFKGVVYARAIDKAGNISKVVSSDGFIVDNNKATAPKITATAGDKTYNSSWTASDINIVLSNSTAFSDIAGYQYKAGSNGTWTDMPLSSDGTLKDKITINQNTNKLYYFRAVSKSGVYGEENSLMIRRDALAPSTKVDVTGAVNSWTSKSVKFDVSNANDNNIAPISYYIKIGSGDWNKMDSTTYTFNNEINSAVQFKAVSDAGVENVSNTIYNVMIDKTTPTITGAAQNGSYSIGRVIGYNDNFGQIETATYKKNNGAAQNLTSGSQLTTPGAYSLEVVDKSGNRSVLNFTLKALPSVNDVLYTSDSKNAIDAIRNELNTHNDLKEPYASQIKASVKALEDRYAALEKEVMSLKDQTSNIVKTVDSLPNGKDGIIALENKMKSVYDKIAGGSSTLTNEQYAKLINESLYLKDKLNAIKALKDQVARVEAAIKALPAKGSVKKADVSKIKAVNDSYNALNKEQKALVNPDLVKKLNDVVDEASKLLLHNSPNGITVTGVDGTKFSPDTVLVVDPIKEEGNQTEFNSSADYVKKATLTNDKLKGKELVALYDVSILKNNVKIQPDGKVQVKIKIPAELGKRINLDIVHIADNGKVTSMDAKSDGEYLTFITTHFSKYGIVATDTCWFGICRAFGIYKATGGVCYDWAFILGALVIVSGMGFGYYRYKKRDDGVEEN; encoded by the coding sequence ATGTCGAGGAAGGATAAGAGGGTAGTATCTTTTTTAGTTATGTTTTTCATGATTGCTGGTTTTGTAGTGAACATGAAAGATATTGCTAACGCATCACCGCAAAGTACAAAGCCTATAGAGGTTGTACTTGCAGCCGATGCAGTAAGTAATAATTTAGATTTAACAGGTTTTTCAGATGCCTTAAAGGCGGATTTAAGTTCTAGATATGGTATTTCCTCAAGCAGAGTATTTGTAAGTTCAGTGGATTCCACAATTAATTCAAATATAAACAGCTTTCCGTGGAAGAGGTTTGATCATACAAATACTAATGCAACTGTAAACGATGCGGACAACTATGTCGTTCAGTATACTGACCCAAATGTAACAAACATAACAAACACACATATTCAAATAGCTGGGGATGGTAAATCAGTAACATTCCTAGGATATGGAATACCAGCATTTAAAGATTTTTTAATTACACCTAATTACAATGCAAATAACAAGGTTTTTAACTTTACTCTTGATGAAGGATCTGTTGACTACCACACACTTGATGGAGCAGGATTCCTATTTGGAAGTAAATATACCTATGATTCTTCAGGAAATAGAAGATTATCGGGTTATGCAGCATTAATGGGTTCAAGTGTGGCAGGAATATATGAATTTAAGAATATAGATGTATCACTATTTACTCAAGAAACGAGCCAAACTGTTGTAGGAAGTGTAACAACATTAAATGCACCAGTAAACTTATGGGGTGGAACTGTAACCTTGCTTTCTAAAACTAGTAAACCAGCATCAGTTGGAGGACTTAGATATTTAAAGCTTGTTGCATCACCAACATCAGCATCTCTATATCAATTTACTGATGGAACCTATAATACTACATCATCAGCTATATTTACAAACGTAGCTCTTCCAGATACATTTGGAGAATTTGGTTTCGGACCTATTGCTTCATATCAAGCTCATAACTGCGGAATACAAACAAGGGTTACTTACAGTAATATAACTATGCAAGAAGATACCTCTGTTGGTTTTGCAGACTTAGTTAGAAGTACAAATTGGAAGTACAATGATTCTATGAAATTAGTTGTAAATGTTGATAATGATGGAGTAAGTGATTTTAATAATTATGCTAAGTACAGTTCAATTCTTTATTACATGATGCTAAACAATTCGCATTATGTTGGATGGGGAATTAATAACAGTATAAGTGGAGGAACAGTAGAATCAGAGGCAAATGGCTTTATTTCAAGAAATAATAGTAGAGGAACCTTTATAAACAGAAGTAATGCTTCTACAGACAGTTTAAGTGAAGGTGTTGCAGCTATTTCTGATTATATAGCAGGAAAAATAGACAGTGAAAGTACAATTGATAAACCTAATCTATCAACAGTGTTCAATGGAAATGGTCAAGTTACAGTAAGCACTCCGGATACAACAACTTCTAATGGAAATCCAATAGCAGATTACAGCTGGAGAGTATTAAATGTAGTGACTGGTGTTTGGGAGGATAAGGGAAATGCAAGAACCACAGCCTTAACATTTCCACAAGGAACTTATAGTATAGTTAATCTTAGAATAAAGGATAGCGTCACCGGACAGTGGAGTAATTATGCCAGCTCATATGTTGCAACTGTTGCGAATATAGCTCCAGTGTCACAGTTTAACCTTAGTACAAGTGCTTTAATGCCAGACACAGCAGTAGCAGCACTTAGAACTGGAACTCAGGTTACAGCAACTGATATGTCATATATACCTAATGGAGATAATATAGCAAATTGGGAATGGACCGTATACGATTCTGTATTGCAGCCGATATCAGCACTTACTAAAACTTATTCTAGTTCAAACAAGCCTTCTAATGTAACATTTGATTTTAATGGACTTGGAAGTGGAAGTTATACTATAAAATTAAGAACTCAAAATGCAAATGGTGATTGGTCTTCTTATTATAGTCAAAAATTAACTATATACAAGGAAACAAATACTATATCAATAACAACTACAGAAAATACAACAGGCACTAACTTGTATTCTGGTACAAAAAATGTTCCATATAGCATAGTGTCTTCAGGAAGTAATATTACTTCTTATAGAACTATTAGAATTTTTAAGGGACAGCTTATTAAAAGTGATTGGAAAAAAGTAAATGCTCTTAATGTATCAGATAATGCAAGTTTAACAGGTGAAGTAGCAGATTTATATGTTCAAGCATTGGATGCTTCGGGTAATAGTAAGAGCGCATTTGTTGGAAGTTATACTATAAGTGCAAATGTTTCAATGTACTATGTAGGTACTACCGACCCTTATGTAAATAATACGCCAACTAATAAGGACATTACTTTTACATTCCCAAGTGATAGTTTGCAGTATTCTACAGATAACGGCCAAACTTGGGAGGATATGCACTCACCAATGACTGTATCTACTGGTGGAAAGTATATCTTCAGAGGATATGGAGATTCAGATGCTAGTCATTATGTAACGAAGGATATAAATATTAATAAAGTATTTAATGGAAGTGCAAAAAATATTGATGACGGAGGAAAGTATAGAGGCGATGTAACTATAGATACCACTAACTTCCCTAATGCAATTATATCAGTAGATAATGGAACTGAAGTACCATATGGAAACAATACAACACTTAGTGATGATGGAAACTACAAGTTAACAGGAACTGATATTTATGGCAACACAAAAACATACAACTTTATTATAGATAAGGTATTACCAACTATTAATGTTACAGGAAATTCAACACAGTGGACAAAAAATGATGTTGTTTTAAATGTATCAAAGACTGCAGGAGCTTCTGGTGTTTCAAAAGTAACAGTTATAAAGGATAATGGAACTCCAGTTGATATTACAGAAAACTCTTCATATACAGTTGGCGAAAATGGTAACTATATTTTCACAGTTATAAACGGTGCGGGTGCAAGTGCTTCTACTGTAGTAAATGTGGATAAAATAGATAAAGTTAAACCATCTGTAGCAGTAAGCAGTATGAAGATAGGAGAACAGGATTACAATTACTCAGCTACAGTTCCAGCTGAAAAGGATGTAACTGTAAATCTTCAAAATCCTAATAATGTAGCTTCAGGAGTTAAATACTATTATTCAACAAACGGAACAGATTGGAATCCGATTGAAGGTACAAGTTATACAGTAACAAGTACAGGAAATGCTACTGTTAATTATAAGTTTAAAGCAGTAAGTAATTCAGGAGTTGAAAGTGATGTTTTACAGAAGGATGTATACATCATAAAACCAAACTATACTAACAATATTGTAAATACTGCAACTACATCAAATGGTGCTGACTACAATGGACAATGGACAAATAAGGATATTAACTTTGTTTTAAGTGGTGGAATTAGTGAAGCTGCATTTGTTAAATATCAATACTCAACAGATCCATCTGATGAAGCAAGTTGGAAGGATATGCAGGGTGCTAATTTTAACGAATTAACAGTGTCAAAGGATCAAGATGCAAAATACTATTTTAGAGCAGTATCTAAAGGTGGAAGTTATGGTTCAGTAACTAGTGGAGCTGAATTAAAACTTGATAAGACTATACCAACAGCTATGACAGTTGCTCTTAAAGAAAATAAATTTACAGAGTTTTTAAATACTATTAGCTTTAACCTATTCTTCAAAGATACCTTAGATGTTAATATATATGCAAATAATGATATAAGTGGAATTGACCATTATGATTATCAAGTAGTTGAAGATGGTACAGGTGATGCTTACAGCGAAAATGGACCATGGAAAACTTACTCAGAGCTTAAATTAAGCCGTCAGTTTAAAGGCGTAGTTTATGCAAGAGCTATTGATAAAGCAGGAAATATATCAAAGGTTGTATCATCAGATGGCTTTATAGTTGATAACAACAAAGCAACAGCTCCTAAAATAACTGCAACAGCAGGAGACAAGACTTATAATAGTAGCTGGACAGCTTCTGATATAAATATAGTTTTATCAAATTCTACAGCATTTTCAGATATAGCAGGATATCAATACAAAGCTGGTAGCAATGGTACTTGGACTGATATGCCATTATCATCAGATGGTACATTAAAGGATAAAATAACAATCAATCAAAATACAAACAAGCTTTACTATTTTAGAGCAGTTAGTAAGTCTGGTGTTTACGGAGAAGAGAATTCTCTTATGATAAGACGTGACGCATTGGCTCCTTCTACTAAGGTTGATGTTACAGGAGCAGTAAACAGTTGGACTAGCAAATCAGTTAAGTTCGATGTTTCAAATGCCAATGATAACAATATAGCTCCAATAAGCTATTACATTAAAATTGGATCAGGTGATTGGAATAAGATGGATTCAACAACTTATACCTTCAACAATGAGATTAATTCAGCAGTTCAGTTTAAAGCTGTATCAGATGCAGGAGTGGAGAATGTTTCAAACACAATTTACAATGTTATGATTGATAAAACAACTCCTACTATTACTGGAGCGGCACAAAATGGAAGCTACAGTATAGGAAGGGTTATAGGTTACAATGATAATTTTGGACAAATTGAAACTGCAACTTACAAGAAGAACAACGGAGCTGCTCAAAACTTAACCTCAGGAAGTCAGTTAACAACACCTGGAGCTTACAGTCTTGAAGTAGTGGATAAGTCAGGAAATAGAAGTGTACTTAACTTTACTTTAAAAGCATTGCCAAGTGTAAATGATGTTCTATATACTAGTGACAGTAAAAATGCTATTGATGCTATTAGAAATGAATTAAACACTCATAATGATCTTAAAGAGCCATATGCATCTCAGATAAAAGCGAGTGTAAAAGCCCTTGAAGACAGATATGCAGCTCTTGAGAAAGAAGTTATGTCATTAAAAGATCAAACTTCTAACATTGTTAAGACAGTAGACAGCTTGCCTAATGGTAAAGATGGCATAATAGCTTTAGAGAACAAAATGAAGAGCGTATATGATAAAATAGCAGGAGGAAGCTCAACATTAACAAATGAGCAGTATGCTAAGCTTATAAATGAAAGCTTATATCTAAAGGACAAACTAAATGCTATAAAAGCTTTAAAGGATCAAGTTGCAAGGGTTGAAGCTGCAATAAAGGCTTTACCAGCAAAGGGAAGTGTTAAGAAGGCGGATGTTTCAAAAATCAAAGCAGTAAATGATTCTTACAATGCACTAAATAAAGAGCAAAAAGCGCTAGTTAATCCTGATTTGGTAAAGAAATTAAATGATGTGGTTGATGAAGCTAGTAAGCTTTTATTACACAACTCACCTAATGGAATCACAGTAACAGGAGTTGATGGAACTAAGTTCTCACCAGACACCGTTTTGGTTGTAGACCCAATTAAAGAAGAAGGTAACCAAACTGAATTTAATTCTTCAGCTGATTATGTTAAAAAAGCAACTTTAACTAATGATAAACTAAAAGGTAAGGAATTAGTTGCCTTATATGATGTTTCAATATTAAAAAATAATGTAAAAATTCAGCCTGATGGAAAGGTTCAAGTTAAAATAAAAATACCTGCAGAATTAGGCAAGAGAATAAATTTAGACATTGTTCACATAGCGGACAATGGAAAGGTAACAAGTATGGATGCAAAAAGTGATGGTGAATATTTAACATTTATAACTACTCACTTTAGTAAATATGGAATTGTAGCAACAGATACTTGCTGGTTTGGAATTTGTAGAGCATTTGGAATTTATAAAGCTACAGGTGGAGTATGCTATGATTGGGCATTCATATTAGGAGCATTGGTAATAGTTTCAGGTATGGGATTTGGTTACTACAGATATAAAAAAAGAGATGACGGTGTAGAGGAAAATTAA